The following proteins are co-located in the Toxotes jaculatrix isolate fToxJac2 chromosome 9, fToxJac2.pri, whole genome shotgun sequence genome:
- the LOC121187318 gene encoding olfactory receptor 24-like codes for MYTNKSAFLLTLETLSLSNANIYPAFLFGALLYVIIVFCNLLVLTTIAVSKNLHKPMFILLLNLPISDTVGATAFFPHFVSSIVTQNRLISHPACITQAFLIHFYGAGNLLILSAMAYDRYIAICCPLRYNAIMSPQTLIKMIIFIWLINFSMIVTLILLLARFKICRMNIVDLYCNNPSLLKLVCEDTRVNNYYGLATIVLLQGGPLLIIIYTYAQILRTCVMTNQSAARRKAIQTCGTHLVVFLILQINTVVTLVAHRFESASPFMRRALGVSVLVFPPFLDPIIYGLKSTELKQSIKMFLKRNVGSTNI; via the coding sequence atgtacacaaacaaatctgCTTTTTTACTAACCCTGGAAACACTGAGTTTATCCAATGCAAACATTTACCCAGCATTTTTGTTTGGAGCATTGCTGTATGTCATTATTGTGTTTTGCAATTTGTTGGTACTGACAACTATTGCTGTGAGTAAAAACCTACACAAGCCCATGTTTATCCTGCTCCTCAACCTGCCCATTAGTGACACGGTGGGTGCTACAGCTTTTTTCCCTCACTTTGTTTCCAGCATTGTGACACAGAACAGATTGATTTCCCATCCTGCATGTATAACTCAGGCGtttctgattcatttttatGGTGCAGGGAACCTGCTGATCTTGAGTGCCATGGCATATGACAGATACATTGCAATATGTTGTCCTTTGAGGTATAATGCTATCATGAGTCCACAAACTTTAatcaaaatgattattttcatatgGCTCATAAATTTCTCAATGATAGTCACGTTGATTTTGTTGCTTGCACGGTTTAAAATTTGCAGGATGAATATAGTGGATTTGTACTGTAACAATCCATCATTACTGAAACTGGTCTGTGAGGACACCAGAGTCAACAACTACTATGGTTTGGCTACTATAGTGTTACTTCAAGGTGGACCACtgctaataataatatatacatATGCACAGATTTTGCGAACATGTGTGATGACTAATCAGTCAGCTGCCCGGAGGAAAGCTATTCAGACATGTGGTACACATTTAGTTGTTTTCTTAATCTTACAAATTAATACTGTGGTGACTCTCGTTGCTCATCGGTTTGAGAGTGCATCCCCGTTCATGAGAAGGGCTCTTGGTGTGTCAGTTTTAGTATTTCCCCCGTTTTTGGACCCAATTATATACGGACTAAAATCCACAGAACTGAAGCAGAGTATTAAGATGTTTCTAAAAAGAAATGTAGGTTCAACAAATATATAA
- the LOC121187445 gene encoding olfactory receptor 52B2-like, which produces MENKSFGFSSELTLDPFVIPPGGKFPIFFLGITIYFFGIFCNLTLLTLIVLKRSLHKPMYIILFSLPLNDLIGISAMLPKVLSDIVTETNKVYYPLCVLQGFLLHMYGGGILFILAAMSFDRYVAICMPLRYSSVMTPRVVICIISLVWGLDFVLIVSLFSLQTRLPRCKSVIMNVFCDNPSLLKLTCGNTTINNIIGLFNTAIMQAVSVSVQAFSYVRILITCVFKRRSEAKTKAVNTCVAQLVILIIFEIVGTFTILSHRFKNVSADLQKIMGMLIFLVPPLLNPIVYGLYTSEIRKILLKVLKNRVSV; this is translated from the coding sequence ATGGAGAACAAATCTTTTGGGTTCAGCTCTGAGTTAACCCTGGATCCATTTGTTATTCCACCTGGAGGAAAGTTCCCCATATTTTTTCTCGGCattacaatttatttttttggcattttttgcaACCTGACCCTGTTGACTTTGATCGTTCTGAAGAGGAGCCTTCACAAACCCATGTATATCATCCTGTTTAGTCTTCCCCTCAATGATCTCATCGGCATATCAGCAATGTTACCTAAAGTACTTTCAGACATTGTTACAGAGACAAATAAGGTTTACtatcctctctgtgttttacaaGGATTCTTGCTCCACATGTACGGTGGTGGAATTTTGTTTATCCTTGCAGCGATGTCCTTTGATCGTTATGTTGCCATTTGCATGCCGTTACGCTACAGCTCTGTTATGACCCCCAGGGTTGTTATTTGTATTATCTCTCTAGTTTGGGGTCTTGACTTTGTCTTGATTGTATCACTATTCTCCCTGCAGACAAGGCTTCCAAGGTGCAAATCTGTCATTATGAATGTGTTCTGTGATAACCCATCTCTACTGAAGCTTACATGCGGAAACACGACAATCAATAATATCATAGGACTGTTTAACACAGCTATCATGCaagctgtgagtgtgtctgttcaGGCATTTTCCTATGTGAGGATTCTCATCACATGTGTGTTCAAAAGGAGGTCTGAGGCAAAGACGAAAGCTGTCAACACGTGTGTTGCGCAGTTGGTCATATTAATCATATTTGAGATTGTGGGAACTTTCACAATTTTATCTCACAGATTCAAAAATGTCTCAGCTGACTTGCAAAAGATAATGGGCATGCTAATATTTCTTGTACCCCCACTTCTGAATCCAATTGTATACGGGCTATATACAagtgaaataagaaaaatactgttgaaagttttaaaaaatagagTATCCGTCTAA